The window CCATGTCGACGTCTGGGATCCTGAAACTGCCGCTCGCCTCTCGCAGTGGACCCAGCATTTCCTGAGCCATGGGGCGGACACCTTCACGGCCCAGCGGCGGGCCCTGGCGATGATCTACCGCGACACCGTTGAGCAAGCCCAGGTGCTGGCGTACAGCGACGATTTTCGGCTGCTCTCGCTGCTCTTCGCCCTGGGGCTGCTCCTGATCCCGCTCATGCGCCGGGTCCGGGTCGAGGCTGCCGAGGCGAGTGCGCGCGAGCCTTCGGGCCGGGTGGAGGGGCTCCCGGAGCCGGTCGAGTGAAATGGGAGGCAACATGGCTGGCCTTGTTCTGAAGGGCGGGGAGGTCATCGATCCTTACGCGGGTGTGCGCGGGCGCCACGACGTCAGGTGTCGTGACGGGCGAGTGGCGGAAGTCGGGCCATCCCTTGCGGCCGACAGTGACACCGTCATCGACGTCACCGGCAAGCTGGTCGTCCCCGGGCTCATCGACCAGCACGCCCACTGCTTTGTCGGGTCCTCGGACCTGGGCGCTCTGACGGATAGGGTCTGTGCTTCGACGGGCGTCACTACGTTCATCGACGCGGGGAGTGCCGGCGCCGCGACCTTTGAAGGGATGCGTCAGTTCGTCATCGCGCGGAGCCGGGTCCGCATCCGGGCGTTCCTGAACGTCTCGGCGATCGGCCTCGCCTACCTCAGGGTGGGCGAGCTTAACCACCTGCCGTATGCGGATCCGGAGGCCGCCGCCGGCGTTGCCCGCGACCATCGCGACCTCATCCTGGGGATCAAGGTGAGGAACCAGAAGGAGGTCGTGGGGGATGCGGGGATCGAGCCGCTCCGGCGGGCCATCCGCGCCGCCGAGCTGGCTGGAGGGCTCAGGGTGATGATCCACGTGACGAACCCGCCGACCCCGCTCGACTCCATCCTCGAGCTGCTGCGTCCTGGCGACCTGGTCAGCCACTTTCTCAACGCGCGAGGATACGGGATCCTGGATGAATCGCGGCGCGTGACAGCGGCGGTGCGCGAGGCGCGACGCCGCGGCGTTCTCTTTGACGTGGCCCACGGCAGGAATCACGTCAACTTCGGGGTGGCGAAGGCGGCCATCGAGCAGGATTTCTTCCCGGACACCATCTCCTCCGACCTCACCTCCGGCGGCGCGGCCGGTGTCGTCAAGGATCTTCCGACGACGCTCTCCAAGTTGCTGAACCTGGGGATGCCGCTCGAGGCGGTGATCGGCGCGGCGACGGCGACGCCGGCTCGGGTGATCGGCCAGGACGGAACGCTGGGGACGCTCAAGCCCGGGGCCATCGCCGACGTCGTGGTCTTCGAACTGGAGGAGGGCGAGTTCGACTTTCAGGACACGGACGGCAACACCCTGCGCGGCCGGCGGCGGTTGAGCCCGTACCTGACCGTGAAGGACGGCGAGATCTGGTGGCGACGGTGAAGGCACAGCGAATCGATCCCTCTCCCCGCTGGGGAGAGGGTAAGGGTGAGGGGCGATGAAGGCGGCGGTCATCGAGCGCCACGGCGAGCCGGACGTCATCCAGTACCGGGACTGGGCCGACCCGAAGGCCGGGCCCGGGGAGGCGCTGGTCCGGGTGCGCGGCTGCGCGCTCAACCACCGCGACGTCTGGGTGCGGCGTGGCCTCAGGGAGACGCGGCTGCCCCACATCCTGGGGACCGACATCGCGGGAGAGGTGGTCGCGCTTGGTCCCGGGGTGTCGGG is drawn from Candidatus Rokuibacteriota bacterium and contains these coding sequences:
- a CDS encoding amidohydrolase/deacetylase family metallohydrolase, yielding MAGLVLKGGEVIDPYAGVRGRHDVRCRDGRVAEVGPSLAADSDTVIDVTGKLVVPGLIDQHAHCFVGSSDLGALTDRVCASTGVTTFIDAGSAGAATFEGMRQFVIARSRVRIRAFLNVSAIGLAYLRVGELNHLPYADPEAAAGVARDHRDLILGIKVRNQKEVVGDAGIEPLRRAIRAAELAGGLRVMIHVTNPPTPLDSILELLRPGDLVSHFLNARGYGILDESRRVTAAVREARRRGVLFDVAHGRNHVNFGVAKAAIEQDFFPDTISSDLTSGGAAGVVKDLPTTLSKLLNLGMPLEAVIGAATATPARVIGQDGTLGTLKPGAIADVVVFELEEGEFDFQDTDGNTLRGRRRLSPYLTVKDGEIWWRR